In a single window of the Rattus norvegicus strain BN/NHsdMcwi chromosome 6, GRCr8, whole genome shotgun sequence genome:
- the Rpl10al1 gene encoding similar to ribosomal protein L10a: protein MSSKVSHDTLYEAVREVLHGNQRKRRKFLETVELQISLKNYDPQKDKRFSGTVRLKSTPRPKFSVCVLGDQQHCDEAKVVDIPHMDIEALKKLNKNKKLVKKLAKKYDAFLASESLIKQIPRILGPGLNKVGKFPSLMTHNENMVAKVDEVKSTIKFQMKKVLCLAVAVGHVKMTDDKLVYNIHLAVNFLVSLLKKNWQNVRALYIKSTMGKPQHLY from the coding sequence ATGAGCAGCAAAGTTTCACACGACACCCTCTACGAGGCGGTGCGGGAAGTCCTGCACGGGAACCAGCGTAAGCGCCGCAAGTTTCTGGAGACAGTGGAGCTGCAGATCAGCCTGAAGAACTACGACCCTCAGAAGGACAAACGCTTCTCGGGCACCGTCAGGCTTAAGTCCACCCCTCGCCCCAAGTTCTCCGTGTGCGTCCTGGGGGACCAGCAGCACTGTGACGAAGCCAAGGTCGTGGATATCCCCCACATGGACATCGAGGCGCTCAAGAAGCTTAACAAGAACAAGAAGTTGGTCAAAAAGCTGGCCAAGAAGTATGATGCCTTTTTGGCCTCTGAGTCTCTGATCAAGCAAATCCCACGTATCCTGGGCCCAGGCCTAAACAAGGTGGGCAAGTTCCCCTCCCTGATGACACACAATGAAAACATGGTGGCCAAAGTGGATGAGGTAAAATCCACAATCAAGTTCCAGATGAAGAAGGTGCTGTGTCTGGCTGTTGCGGTCGGCCACGTGAAGATGACCGATGACAAGCTAGTCTACAACATCCACCTGGCTGTCAACTTCTTGGTGTCCTTACTCAAGAAAAACTGGCAGAACGTCCGGGCTCTGTACATCAAGAGCACCATGGGCAAGCCCCAGCATCTGTATTAG